GTCAGAATCTTCCGATCTTGTTCCGTTATCTCCCTTTGCTACGGCCATGTACTGGATCGCACCAGCAGGGCATTGATAATCTGTAAAGATAGTCATTGCTTCTCCAACTTTCACCCAATCGGATTCACCGTAACGCTTGCGATAAATCTCATTAATAATGATATTAGGCTCTTCGCCAACAGGCGTGGGGTTTTCGATAAGGATAGTGGTCGTGGCAAATACAGAATCCTGCGATAATAAAATCGATGGCGGTCGCGGCTTGATAAACGAAGTCCTGAAATCGACCATTTCCGACCTTCCGACCATATCATCTTGACTCTTAACCTCTAGCTGAATCTTATAATCGCGCTCGTTCTCTAAGTCGATAAAGGTATGAGTATTAGCAGTTCCGATAATCTCCCCACTATCTTGGAGCACTTCCGTCTCTGAATCGTTCCACAATAGAAATCGGAAAGACTTCTGACGGATGCCCTGTGCTTGGCTGTAACTACCTCGAAACGCATACGTATCACCCGTAAGCCCTGCATTTGGTAACGGGTCCGTAACAACCGCGATAGGCATAGTCGCGCACTTAAACGCAGCCCAATCGGACCAAGGCGACTCCTCACCCCGCAAGTCATACGTTCGTACTCGCCACATATAGTTCTTACCGTTTTCGAACGTATTGGCGGGGAATGAGTGTTGGCTTGACGAGCTACTAATTTTGCTTGAGCGGACAGCCGAAGCACCTTCAACATTTTCGAGATATTCGATTATATATGCCGACTGTGTATCGCCCGGATTGGGGTCATTAAACTGCCATGAAAATATAGCCGGCTGTTCAGCGTCAAAGTCAGAACGACTTAACCTCGTCGGTGCTGTAGGCGGCGTATTGAATATGATCTTATCGAAGCGATAGGAATTACCCGATAAACATGTCCATCCGATAATTGTGTCCGAAACCATAGCGGAAGGATTGTCTCCGATATCAACGAAAGACTCTACGCCCCAAGACGAGCCTTCGTATATTTTATGGTAGGTACGCCCACCACGGCCCCAAAACAAATGGACAACGCCGTCATTATCGACGACGATTGACGGATGGCTATTGACGCCATTATTTACCGCGATGTTGTTCGTAGACCAAGTGCTCCCGTCGTTCCTTGAGCGAAAATATTCAATATTGCTTCCGTTCTTAATTGCGAGGTAAATATTACTGCGGTCAGCGAACATAGTCGGTTGAGATACGGATCCAGCCGTTGGCAAATCCTCCGACGTCCATGTGCCGTCTAGCCGCAAAATAGTAATTCGATTTGCGCTTCCGTTTTCCACTGCTACAACTGGACGTCCGTATCGACCCGCAACAATACACGGATTTGTAAAACCTGCTCCCGAACCCGTGTACGAAATGATTTGTTCAGGCTCGGACCAGCTTACTCCGCCGTTTGTTGATCGAGAATAAGCAAGACTGTGCGTAGGGGTAGAACCCCTATCTCTTTCGGGCCAAACCGCGTATAGAGTTCCAGTATGGTCTGAACAAATAGATACACCAGCGCCTTCAAGTTCAGCTAGACCGCTCTTATCTGAAATGTAATAACTGCCAAGAGAGGTTTGTAGTCGGATGCGAGTATAACCATCAAAACTTCGAGGTTCTGGATACATTAAATAATACGAATTACCGTGGGAAGTTAAAGCAAAACTACTGTTCGTCACTCGGTTATTCATATATTCTTTATGAGGCCCCCAAGTTAAGCCGTTGTTCCTTGAACGATAAAGATTAATATAATAGTTACCCCACCCATCGTCTGTATACCTGATCGCAGCGATAAGATCGCCGTTATCAAGTTGAATAATCTTTCTAGCACCGGGGTTTTCATCCGTTCGAATCGTACTGCTGACGACAATAGTCGGGTCAATCATAACGGGATATAGTGCGTTAGTAAGAAATTCCGCATCGAACCAAATAAATAGCTGCTGACCTTCGTCCGTATCAATTACTTCGTATCGCCCATATACCTCATTGCCCGCCATGTCCTTTACGTAAGGGCGAGGGAAGCAAAACGGTCCCGACCTAATTTCTTCTTGACTGCCGGGCGGAAGGGGCACGCCATTAACGATGCCGCTCACGCCAAACTCGACGCCATCTCCTAAGTATTCCGCGGGCTCTCGTGGTGGTTCGTGCAATACCGTCCAATGTTTGACCTGCATATCCTCCGCAATGAACACATCGTCTGCGCCGGGGAATGTGCGGTGATACCTCGCCTCTCTCCCACGCGTCGATAGATTAGATGGCGAGGAGCCTACGATGTAATCGAGCAAGCCACTCTCATCACGATACGCCAGCTCCGTCGGCCGCCAACTGAACGTCGTACCATCGGGAGCCTTCATGGTCAGCGGCTCCGAAGCCAAATGCGGAGCATTCAACGAATAGGCCTCGTTCCTGGTTTCCGCGCCTTCTTCGTCTGTGAGCAAGTCAGGCGGGACGTTTGGCCTTGCTTCCGATATAATTGCCACTATCTCACCTCCCTCGTTAAAAATTCGTTTACATCTATTTCGCTATCGACCAACTTACCATTAACGTAGAGCTTACCGTCGACGATCGCCCTGCTTCCGTTCTCATCAACGAAAAAGAGAGTGTCCGAATCGATCGGATCACCCTCTCCTTTAACTAAATTACCGTTCTTATCTCGCGTAATCCAACGCAAAAAACCACCTCCTAGGATGATCTGATTGAACGTCTATAATCGTCCAAGCTGCGCTTAAACTCATCTGCATCATTGGCCTTTACTGTTAAGTTTTCAATGTGGATTGTATCGCCACTTTCAATCACTTGCGGTGATTGACTGCTTGAAGCATACTCCATCAATGATTTAATTTGCGCGGGTTGAAAGACCATTTCGCTTCGTTGAAGTACCGCCTGGATCTCGTTAGGATTGAGTGTAAACGGTGAACGGAATCTCATGCCATCCAAAATCCCTCCAGTGTGGAATTTAGAGGGAGTGAACGAACCATCCGAGTGATACGTTCCGCTATTGCCTACGTTCTTTGAGCTTGACGGCACTATCGGCCCCGTACGTCCTGAACCCCCGCCTCCACCTCCTCCACCGCTATCTGGCGAGGGCATACTGTCATAAAGCGCTTGAAGTCGTTTCATCTGATCGCCAACGCCATCAACGTATTTCTCCAACTCCTTCAACGCCTTGGAATACCATCCGTCCTCACCATTCATAAGCTCATCGAAGTTTAACGTGCCCTCTTCGGCAGCCTTAACGAGGTCATCCCAGCGCTGTCTGGCGATTTCTAATTCCTCTCGATTGGCTTCCTTAGTCGCTTCGATTTCATCCCGCATGATCTGGACCTTCTCATCTTTAGCGTTTCTCAGACGGTCGATCTCATTTCGAATTGCTTGTTTTATATCCTCTCGTTCGTACTGCTCTTTAAGATCGTCACGATTCTTTTCGAGTTCAGATACTTTCGCTCGGTCATACGTTAGAATCCGTTCGCCATGCTCATCGATAAATTCAAAGCGTTGATCGGCTTTGACTGCTTCGATGTCCGCGTCAATTTCGCGAAGACGCTTAAGTCGGTCTTCCTTCTGGTATTCCTCATCCAGTAGACGAAGCTTCTCTTCTTGCGCCTTAATCTGACGGTCATATGATTCTTCGATTGATTTCAGATTACTTTCTAACGTCTTAATTGCTTGTTCATGCCGCTTTTGAAGATGTTCGATGTGAGCTACTTGTTGTTCTCGAAGAATGTCGCTCACCTCACGAATTGCTTCACGGTTCAATTCCTTTTGAACACGATAAAGCTCGCGGGCTGCTCGTTTACGTTCTTCCGTGCCTTCAAGGTATCGATCATGAATCTTTTTCCACTCTTCATATTCTTCACGCAAGGATAATTGATCGAAATATTTACGTTCTTCGATCAACTTAATCTCGTCATCGAATTGTTTTTTAACCAAAGCTTCTCTTTCTTTCGCAATTTCCTGCTCAACACGGAATACTTCCCTAGCTGCCTTTTTCTTCTCTTCGTCTGATTCAGCTCTTAAATCTCTAACACGTATCCAAGCAGCTAACTCTTCTTCGAGGGAGAGCCGTTTATAATACTTCTCTTCCTCGATCCATTTCATTGAGAATTGGACAGTTTCGTGCTCCTTTTTCTTTTGAGCTTCACGCAATTCATTCTCAACATTCGCCGTTTGAGTATACAGCTGTAGCCTTTCCATTTCATTCGACTCAAGGAAGCCATAGTGTTTCTTGTATATTTCGTTCAATCTATCGATGTGATCTCGCGTAACTTTTTCTTCATCCTCACCCTTAGCCTTGCGAAGCTGGATTCGAGCATTGGCTAGAGATAGTTCAGATTGATAGGCCTCTCTAGCAACATCTTCTGCTGACGGCCCTTTCGGAGCGCTGCTTGTACGACCCGATGATTTACCTCCGCCAGATCCTCGAGCACCCCCGCCGCCACCGCCACCTGCTCCGCCACCGCTCGTTGTGACACTTCCCAATGCTTTTTCAATAGCACCCGTATCTACAGTACCTCGAAGATTATTCAACTCTTCCATTTTCGCCTTGATCTGTACGTTGGCGAATCGCGCCTGCATTCCTTTTGTCTGCCGCTCATACGTCGATAATCCCGACGCTTGATATGCCGTGGCCAACTGCATAAGGTTTCTGATCTGTGCCTCGATTTCAGCCGCCATCGCTGCCGTTTCTTTGCGTAGATTACTTATACGTGTGTTAACTGAATCCGCCTGTTCGTCGGTCAGCTTTCTTTCTGCCGCAATTAACATATTAATCGAATCGATATTCTGAATATGCAGACGACCCTCTTCATCCATCATCGCGAATAGGGACGGATAGGATTGCTCTAATCTTTCAACTATGGAATTTAGCTCGCTCTTTTGTGCGGCATTCAAGCTCTCTTGCTTCGATAACTCAACGTACCTATCTCGCAAATTCTCGACGTAATCAATGTGCTCCATCTTCGCCCTCATAGCGTTAAGTTCGGCTTGCTCAATCTCGATTAGTCCGGGGAGCGATTTGTCTATTTCTTCGCCCATTTGTCGCAGCTTTTCGGCTGCGTGATCAGGCGTATCAATGCCTAGATTACGTAGCTGTTCGTCCAAATCCTCTAACTCTTTGGACAATTCCGCAAGCTCGCTCGATACTAAAGAGGTTTGAGTGCTCAACGCCTTTTGGATGTAGGTCTGCGTATCTTTTCCCGCAAGCTCCTCTTCGATCTCATTGCGACGTTCTAACAACGCATTGATCTCCGCATATTCTTCCTGTAATTTACGAACATCGTCGGCTGTTCGTTCGTGAGGGGCTTCGTTAAGACGCTGATTCAATTCGTCAACTGCGGTTACTGTATCATCCACCTCTGAATTGA
The genomic region above belongs to Ammoniphilus oxalaticus and contains:
- a CDS encoding sialidase family protein; translated protein: MAIISEARPNVPPDLLTDEEGAETRNEAYSLNAPHLASEPLTMKAPDGTTFSWRPTELAYRDESGLLDYIVGSSPSNLSTRGREARYHRTFPGADDVFIAEDMQVKHWTVLHEPPREPAEYLGDGVEFGVSGIVNGVPLPPGSQEEIRSGPFCFPRPYVKDMAGNEVYGRYEVIDTDEGQQLFIWFDAEFLTNALYPVMIDPTIVVSSTIRTDENPGARKIIQLDNGDLIAAIRYTDDGWGNYYINLYRSRNNGLTWGPHKEYMNNRVTNSSFALTSHGNSYYLMYPEPRSFDGYTRIRLQTSLGSYYISDKSGLAELEGAGVSICSDHTGTLYAVWPERDRGSTPTHSLAYSRSTNGGVSWSEPEQIISYTGSGAGFTNPCIVAGRYGRPVVAVENGSANRITILRLDGTWTSEDLPTAGSVSQPTMFADRSNIYLAIKNGSNIEYFRSRNDGSTWSTNNIAVNNGVNSHPSIVVDNDGVVHLFWGRGGRTYHKIYEGSSWGVESFVDIGDNPSAMVSDTIIGWTCLSGNSYRFDKIIFNTPPTAPTRLSRSDFDAEQPAIFSWQFNDPNPGDTQSAYIIEYLENVEGASAVRSSKISSSSSQHSFPANTFENGKNYMWRVRTYDLRGEESPWSDWAAFKCATMPIAVVTDPLPNAGLTGDTYAFRGSYSQAQGIRQKSFRFLLWNDSETEVLQDSGEIIGTANTHTFIDLENERDYKIQLEVKSQDDMVGRSEMVDFRTSFIKPRPPSILLSQDSVFATTTILIENPTPVGEEPNIIINEIYRKRYGESDWVKVGEAMTIFTDYQCPAGAIQYMAVAKGDNGTRSEDSD
- a CDS encoding phage tail tape measure protein, with the translated sequence MDIGSIKGRLVLESGQFKKEIEAAKRDTNELGKSSLATSANVKALGAAYAAMGVAMAAIIAKTVHTSAQFEQSMARVKAITRATAEEFEALRHSAAEMGASTVFSASQAAEAQSYLAMAGFNAQQIISALPGVLNLAAAGQMELARTADIASNILTGFQLATEETGRVVDVMAATVTTANTNIEQLGFAMKYVGPIATQVGLSIEETSAAIAKMSDAGIQGEMAGTQLRAILLSLIDPATEAEKLMEQLGISATDSQGEMFSLSELIKQFEVGLGGLTEAQKAQVASTLVGREAASGFLTLISAGSDTLASYTNELRDSAGVAQELADVQNDTLNGAIKELESALEAVEIKVGDKFAPAIRMAAEELTKAALGFEGMSGPAQNAILAFGTMTAAAGILTTGLYALRAALVAIQVSFPPLLVGSLVVGGLAAAFTYLNSEVDDTVTAVDELNQRLNEAPHERTADDVRKLQEEYAEINALLERRNEIEEELAGKDTQTYIQKALSTQTSLVSSELAELSKELEDLDEQLRNLGIDTPDHAAEKLRQMGEEIDKSLPGLIEIEQAELNAMRAKMEHIDYVENLRDRYVELSKQESLNAAQKSELNSIVERLEQSYPSLFAMMDEEGRLHIQNIDSINMLIAAERKLTDEQADSVNTRISNLRKETAAMAAEIEAQIRNLMQLATAYQASGLSTYERQTKGMQARFANVQIKAKMEELNNLRGTVDTGAIEKALGSVTTSGGGAGGGGGGGARGSGGGKSSGRTSSAPKGPSAEDVAREAYQSELSLANARIQLRKAKGEDEEKVTRDHIDRLNEIYKKHYGFLESNEMERLQLYTQTANVENELREAQKKKEHETVQFSMKWIEEEKYYKRLSLEEELAAWIRVRDLRAESDEEKKKAAREVFRVEQEIAKEREALVKKQFDDEIKLIEERKYFDQLSLREEYEEWKKIHDRYLEGTEERKRAARELYRVQKELNREAIREVSDILREQQVAHIEHLQKRHEQAIKTLESNLKSIEESYDRQIKAQEEKLRLLDEEYQKEDRLKRLREIDADIEAVKADQRFEFIDEHGERILTYDRAKVSELEKNRDDLKEQYEREDIKQAIRNEIDRLRNAKDEKVQIMRDEIEATKEANREELEIARQRWDDLVKAAEEGTLNFDELMNGEDGWYSKALKELEKYVDGVGDQMKRLQALYDSMPSPDSGGGGGGGGSGRTGPIVPSSSKNVGNSGTYHSDGSFTPSKFHTGGILDGMRFRSPFTLNPNEIQAVLQRSEMVFQPAQIKSLMEYASSSQSPQVIESGDTIHIENLTVKANDADEFKRSLDDYRRSIRSS